One Phocaeicola dorei genomic region harbors:
- a CDS encoding DUF5060 domain-containing protein has protein sequence MKYCCSFLLLLLFGISGGFAQDKVECWGRYEISLPAKVKGNPFDIELTATFSGPDTTLTVRGFYDGNDTFKIRFMPVNQGVWSYVTQSEIPVLNEVKGRIECIAPGKGNHGPVKVDGTYNFKYADGTRYYPVGTTSYDWMHVAGNQPDQTVKSLELSKFNKIRMLFFVQNFDPDYPEPSMFPFEIKKITKDEKGKPVYEWDFTRFNPAYFAHVEACVDKLAGIGVEADLILFHPYDGGRWGFDRMPLEAGVRYLKYLTARMSSFRNIWWSLANEYDFLRELKPEYWDTFTHTVVGNDPYSHLCSIHTYTAKYYKYWEPEYTHASIQDQAPVEGFGRAATVKNIYKKPIIFDEVCYEGNMDNRWGSLSGQEYLYRLWQGLIVGTYVTHGECYMDDPKDYSRDFLAVGGTFQGESWKRIGFTRQILDALPNPLHLCDSSWDPYTSTAGENYYMIYLGKEIKPEWAFDLPVKNAFYPRLKEGVRFKVEVIDTWNMTIAEWPVVFETTAPVKDRVYDKNQGRVRLPASPYLLLRITEVE, from the coding sequence ATGAAATATTGCTGCTCTTTTTTATTGTTATTGCTTTTTGGGATTTCCGGTGGATTTGCCCAAGATAAGGTGGAGTGTTGGGGACGTTATGAAATCTCCCTGCCTGCCAAAGTAAAGGGGAACCCTTTTGATATTGAGCTTACGGCAACGTTTAGCGGACCGGATACTACATTGACTGTACGTGGATTCTATGACGGAAATGATACCTTCAAAATTCGTTTTATGCCTGTGAACCAGGGAGTATGGTCGTACGTGACGCAGAGTGAGATTCCGGTGCTGAATGAGGTGAAAGGGCGGATAGAATGTATTGCTCCGGGTAAAGGAAATCATGGCCCAGTTAAAGTGGATGGAACTTATAATTTTAAATATGCTGACGGAACGCGTTATTATCCAGTTGGAACTACTTCTTATGATTGGATGCATGTGGCAGGTAACCAGCCTGATCAGACAGTGAAATCATTGGAGCTATCCAAGTTCAATAAAATCAGGATGCTGTTTTTTGTGCAAAACTTTGATCCGGATTATCCTGAACCCTCCATGTTTCCTTTTGAGATAAAGAAGATAACAAAGGATGAAAAGGGAAAACCTGTGTATGAATGGGATTTCACCCGCTTCAATCCTGCTTATTTTGCTCATGTGGAAGCATGTGTGGATAAATTGGCCGGAATAGGAGTAGAGGCTGATTTGATTCTTTTCCACCCTTATGATGGTGGCCGTTGGGGATTTGACAGAATGCCTTTGGAAGCCGGTGTCCGATACTTGAAGTATCTGACAGCCCGTATGAGTTCATTTCGCAATATTTGGTGGTCATTGGCCAATGAATATGATTTTTTGAGAGAATTAAAACCGGAATATTGGGATACTTTTACACATACGGTAGTAGGGAATGATCCTTATTCCCATTTATGCTCCATTCATACTTATACAGCTAAGTATTATAAATATTGGGAACCTGAATACACTCATGCCAGTATACAGGACCAGGCACCTGTGGAGGGATTTGGAAGAGCGGCTACGGTGAAAAACATTTATAAGAAACCGATTATTTTTGATGAGGTATGTTATGAGGGTAATATGGATAACCGATGGGGAAGCTTGAGCGGTCAGGAATACCTTTATCGCTTGTGGCAAGGATTGATTGTGGGGACTTACGTGACTCATGGAGAATGTTATATGGATGATCCTAAAGATTATTCTCGTGACTTTTTGGCTGTGGGAGGAACTTTTCAAGGGGAATCCTGGAAGCGCATTGGCTTTACAAGACAGATTTTGGATGCACTCCCTAATCCTCTACATTTATGTGATAGCAGTTGGGACCCTTATACTTCGACTGCCGGAGAAAATTATTATATGATTTATCTGGGCAAGGAAATAAAACCGGAATGGGCATTTGATTTACCGGTAAAAAACGCTTTTTATCCACGTTTGAAAGAAGGAGTACGTTTTAAAGTGGAAGTCATTGATACTTGGAACATGACGATAGCCGAATGGCCTGTCGTTTTTGAAACGACTGCTCCTGTAAAGGATAGGGTGTATGATAAAAATCAAGGAAGAGTAAGACTGCCTGCAAGTCCTTATCTGCTGCTAAGGATAACTGAAGTAGAATAA